One stretch of Miscanthus floridulus cultivar M001 chromosome 18, ASM1932011v1, whole genome shotgun sequence DNA includes these proteins:
- the LOC136519994 gene encoding asparagine synthetase [glutamine-hydrolyzing] 2, whose translation MCGILAVLGVADASLAKRSRIIELSRRLRHRGPDWSGLHCHQDCYLAHQRLAIIDPTSGDQPLYNEDKTVVVTVNGEIYNHEELKAKLKTHEFQTRSDCEVIAHLYEEYGEEFVDMLDGMFSFVLLDTRDKSFMAARDAIGICPLYMGWGLDGSVWFASEMKALSDDCERFITFPPGHLYSSKTGGLRRWYNPPWFSETIPSTPYNALFLREMFEKAVIKRLMTDVPFGVLLSGGLDSSLVASVASRHLNETKVARQWGNKLHTFCIGLKGSPDLKAAKEVANYLGTVHHEFHFTVQEGIDALEEVIYHVETYDVTTIRASTPMFLMSRKIKSLGVKMVISGEGSDEIFGGYLYFHKAPNKKEFHEETCRKIKALHLYDCLRANKSTSAWGVEARVPFLDKSFINVAMDIDPEWKMINRDLGRIEKWVIRNAFDDEERPYLPKHILYRQKEQFSDGVGYSWIDGLKDHANEHVTDSMMLNASFVYPENTPTTKEGYYYRMIFEKFFPKPAARSTVPGGPSVACSTAKAVEWDASWSKNLDPSGRAALGVHDAAYEDTPGEAPASADPVSDKGLRPAIGESLVTPVASATAV comes from the exons ATGTGCGGCATCctcgccgtcctcggcgtcgccgACGCCTCCCTCGCCAAGCGCTCCCGCATCATTGAGCTCTCGCGCAG GTTACGGCACCGAGGGCCTGATTGGAGCGGTTTGCACTGTCATCAGGATTGCTACCTTGCACACCAGCGGTTGGCTATTATTGATCCTACATCTGGAGACCAGCCGTTGTACAATGAGGACAAAACAGTTGTTGTAACG GTGAACGGAGAGATCTATAACCATGAAGAATTGAAAGCTAAGTTGAAAACTCATGAATTCCAAACTCGCAGTGATTGTGAAGTTATAGCCCATCTT TACGAAGAATATGGGGAAGAATTTGTGGATATGTTGGATGGAATGTTCTCCTTTGTTCTTCTTGATACACGTGATAAAAGCTTCATGGCAGCTCGTGATGCTATTGGCATCTGCCCTTTATACATGGGATGGGGTCTTGATG GATCAGTCTGGTTTGCTTCAGAGATGAAGGCTTTGAGCGATGATTGTGAACGCTTCATAACCTTCCCCCCTGGGCATCTCTACTCCAGCAAAACAG GTGGTCTAAGGAGATGGTACAACCCACCATGGTTTTCAGAGACGATCCCTTCAACCCCTTACAATGCTCTCTTCCTCCGGGAGATGTTTGAGAAG GCTGTTATTAAGAGGCTGATGACTGATGTGCCATTTGGTGTGCTTTTATCTGGTGGACTTGATTCTTCTTTGGTTGCATCTGTTGCTTCACGGCACTTAAACGAAACAAAGGTTGCCAGGCAGTGGGGAAATAAATTGCATACATTCTGTATAGGCTTGAAG GGTTCTCCTGATCTTAAAGCTGCTAAGGAAGTTGCAAATTacctcggcactgtacatcatGAGTTCCACTTCACAGTGCAG GAGGGGATTGATGCCTTGGAGGAAGTCATCTACCATGTTGAGACATATGATGTTACAACAATCAGAGCGAGTACCCCAATGTTTTTGATGTCACGCAAAATCAAATCTTTGGGGGTGAAGATGGTTATTTCTGGAGAAGGTTCAGATGAAATTTTTGGTGGTTACCTTTATTTTCacaaggcaccaaacaagaaagaATTCCATGAGGAAACATGTCGGAAG ATAAAAGCACTACATCTGTATGATTGCTTGAGAGCTAACAAATCAACTTCTGCCTGGGGTGTTGAGGCTCGTGTTCCATTCCTTGACAAAAGTTTCATCAATGTAGCAATGGACATTGATCCTGAATGGAAGATG ATAAACCGTGACCTCGGTCGAATTGAGAAATGGGTTATCCGTAATGCATTTGATGATGAGGAGCGGCCCTATTTACCTAAG CACATTCTTTACAGGCAAAAGGAACAGTTCAGTGATGGTGTCGGGTATAGTTGGATCGATGGATTGAAGGACCATGCCAACGAACAT GTCACAGATTCCATGATGTTGAATGCTAGCTTTGTTTACCCAGAGAACACACCCACAACAAAAGAAGGGTACTACTACAGAATGATATTCGAGAAATTCTTCCCCAAG CCTGCAGCAAGGTCGACTGTTCCTGGAGGGCCTAGTGTGGCATGCAGCACCGCCAAAGCTGTTGAATGGGACGCATCCTGGTCCAAGAACCTTGATCCATCTGGGCGTGCTGCTCTGGGTGTTCACGATGCTGCGTATGAAGATACTCCAGGGGAAGCTCCTGCCTCTGCTGATCCGGTCTCAGACAAGGGCCTTCGTCCAGCTATTGGTGAAAGCCTAGTGACACCCGTTGCTTCAGCCACAGCTGTCTAA